From Limibacter armeniacum, one genomic window encodes:
- a CDS encoding aldo/keto reductase gives MNNRIKISNTDLEVGRINFGGNVFGWTLDEQKSFEILDAFTAEGFNFIDTADTYPWWVNGKGELSETIIGKWMKSRGNRDDLVIATKVGSETKEHGYDISKAHILKSVDESLQRLQTDHIDLYYTHFDDKSTPIEETLSAYDEVIKAGKVRYIAASNLSPKRLEESFEIAEKKGLPKYVALQPHYSLVEREGYENDYLPLVEKYGLTVFPYWSLAAGFLTGKYRSETDLSKSVRGEGARKYLNEKGFTILKALDDISVKHNTKPATVALAWLLAQPHIGAPIVSATSQSQLETLFAAPKIALDQGDLDMLDKASK, from the coding sequence ATGAACAACAGAATTAAAATAAGCAATACAGATTTAGAAGTAGGCCGCATCAACTTCGGAGGCAACGTTTTTGGTTGGACTCTGGACGAGCAAAAGTCATTTGAAATCTTGGATGCATTCACGGCTGAAGGTTTCAACTTTATTGATACTGCCGACACTTACCCATGGTGGGTAAATGGTAAAGGCGAACTTTCTGAAACCATTATCGGAAAGTGGATGAAGTCAAGAGGAAACCGTGATGATTTAGTCATTGCAACTAAAGTGGGATCTGAAACAAAAGAGCATGGCTATGATATCAGTAAAGCACATATTCTAAAATCTGTAGATGAGTCTCTGCAACGCCTGCAAACAGATCATATCGACCTGTATTATACCCACTTCGATGATAAAAGTACACCCATTGAGGAAACCCTTTCTGCCTATGATGAGGTCATAAAAGCAGGGAAAGTACGCTATATTGCGGCTTCTAACCTCTCCCCTAAAAGATTAGAGGAGTCATTTGAGATAGCAGAAAAGAAGGGGCTTCCGAAATATGTCGCCTTACAGCCACACTACAGCTTGGTTGAAAGAGAAGGATATGAAAATGACTACCTGCCATTGGTTGAAAAATATGGATTGACAGTGTTTCCATATTGGTCACTGGCTGCCGGATTCCTGACAGGCAAATACCGCTCTGAAACAGACCTAAGTAAAAGTGTTAGAGGTGAAGGCGCCAGAAAATACCTTAATGAAAAAGGGTTTACCATCTTAAAAGCACTTGATGACATTTCGGTCAAGCATAATACTAAACCGGCAACGGTAGCACTGGCTTGGTTATTAGCGCAGCCACACATTGGCGCTCCTATTGTAAGTGCTACAAGCCAATCACAGCTAGAAACACTTTTTGCTGCACCTAAAATAGCATTGGATCAAGGTGACCTAGACATGTTGGATAAAGCAAGTAAATAA